The Luteolibacter arcticus sequence CTTGTTCTTCACGAAGAACTGCCCGACCTGCTCGACGTTCGTCCGATAGTCGCCGTCCGCTTGGACGAAGACCTGCCACTGCCGGCCGAATCGATTGAAGTAGTTCACGAAGTAGCCGCCCATGAAGGTCTGGAGCGTCTTGTAGACATCGGCGAGATCGACACTTTGCTTCAGCACCTTCTCGCGGTCCACGTCTATGAACACCTGCGGGACCGACGGTGAAAACATCGGCGTGACGCCGGCGAGTTCCTTGCGCTCGCGGGCTGCAGCGGTGAATTTCATCACATTCTCCGCGAGGAACTGGACATCCTTGCCGGAGCGGTCTTGCAGCAGGAAGGTCACGCCGCCGCTGGTGCCGATGCCGGGAATGGCCGGCGGCGAGAAGGCGAACGCGCGTGCCGCGGAGATCTTCGCGAACTCGGTGTTCACGTGTTTGAGGATGGCCGGATACTGCTCCTCGGGCACCTTGCGTTCACCCCAGCCCTTGAGCGAGATGAAGAAGATGCCGCTGTAGCTGGTGTTGACACCGGTGAGGAAGTTGTAGCCGGTGACCGTGCTGTAGTACTCGACGCCGGGAGTCGCCTTCAAGATCTCCTCACACTGCTTCATCACCTCGTCGGTGCGCTGCATCGAGGCGGCGTCGGGGAGGATGATCTGGGCGAAGAAATAGCCCTGGTCTTCCTCGGGCAGGAAGCTGGTGGGGACTGCCTTGCCGAGCTTCGCGGTCAGCACCACAAAGCCGCCGAGGACGAGTATCGCGATGACCCACTTCCGGATGAAGAAATGGCAACCGGTGACGAAGCCGTTGGTCGCCCGGCCGAAGACCCGGTTGAACCAGTCGAAGAACTTCTGCAGCAGGCCGCCGCTCTTCTTCTTCGGCTTCAGCAGCATCGCCGCGAGCGCCGGTGAAAGCGTGAGCGCATTGAACGCCGAGATCAGCATTGAAATCGCGATGGTCACCGCGAACTGCTGGTAAAGTCGGCCGGTAATGCCGGGAATGAAGGCCGTCGGGATGAACACCGCCGCAAGGATCAGCGCGATCGCGACCACCGGCCCGCTCACTTCCTGCATCGCCTTGCGGGTCGCGTCCTTCGGCGACATGCCGTGCTCGATGTGGTGCTCCACCGCTTCCACCACAATGATGGCATCGTCGACCACCAGTCCGATCGCCAGCACCAGGCCGAAGAGGGAGAGCGTGTTCACCGTGAACCCGAACATCGGGAAAAGCACGAAGGTGCTGATCAGCGACACGGGCGCGGCGAGCAGCGGGATCAGCGTGGCGCGCCAACCCTGCAGGAAGATGAAGACGACGAGAATGACGAGAATCAGGGCCTCGATCAGCGTGTGCTGGATCTCCACCATGCCCTCCGTGACCGCCAGCGTGGTGTCCAGGCAGGTCACGTATTCGAGATCCTGCGGGAACTTCTCCGCGAGCCGCTTCATCGTCTCCTTCGCACCCGCCGCGGCAGCGATGGCGTTCGATCCGGGGAGCTGATAGAGCGAGACGAGTGCGGCGGGCTTGCCGTTGAGGCGACCGTTGATCGCGTAGTTCTGCGCGCCGAGCTCGATGCGGGCGACGTCCTTCACCCGCAGCATCGAGCCGTCCTCATTCGCGCGCACGATGATGTCGCCGAATTCCTCCGGCGTCTGCAAGCGGCCCTGCGCCCGCACCGCATAGGTGAATTCCTGACCCTTCGGTATCGGCTCGCCGCCGATGGTGCCGGCGGGATTCACCGCATTCTGGGTCTGCACCGCGTTCAGGATCTCGGGAATCGTCACGCCCAGCTTGGCGAGCTGGTCCGGCTTGACCCAAATGCGCATGGCATACTGGCCGGCACCGAAGACGGTCACGCTCGCGATGCCCTTCACGCGGGTGAACTCGTCACTCAGATTGATGTTCGCATAGTTCGCCAGGAAGACGTTGTCGTAGGTCCCGTTCGGCGAAAAGAGCGCGAACATGACCAGCGGCGACGACGTCGACTTCTGCACCGTCACGCCGAACTTGTTAACGTCCTGCGGGAGCTGCGAGGACGCTTGGTTCGAGCGCATCTGCGAGAGGATCTGATCCTCGTTGACGTCGGTGCCGACCTCGAAATTGACCGTGAGCTTGAGCGTGCCGTCGTTGCCATTGACGGACTGCATGTAGTTCATGTTGTCCACGCCGCTCATCTGCTGCTCGATGGGCGTGGCCACCGATTGCTCGACGGTCAGGGCGTCGGCACCGGTGTAGGTGGTCTTCACCAGGATTTCCGGCGGCACGATGTCCGGGAACTGTGCGACCGGCAGCCGCAGATAGGTAATGATCCCGAGGATCGTCATCAGGATGGAGATGACCATCGCGACGATCGGGCGATTGATGAAGAAGGAGGCCATGCGCGGTTATTTCCCCTCCGGTTTGGGCTGGTCTCCGGCAGCCGGCGGCGTCCACGGGCTGGCCTGCACCGGCATGCCGCCCCGCACCTTCATGGCCCCTTCCACGATCACGGTCTCGCCAGCCTTCAATCCGGACTCGATGACCCAGTCGGTCCCTTCACGCGGCCCGGTGGTTACCGGGCGGATCTCCGCCTTGCCGTCCATGACCAGGGCGACCTGATAGGAGCCCTGGACCTCGGTCACCGCGCGTTGCGGGACCAGCACCGCATCGATGGTCCCCATCACCGCATCCACCCGGGCGAATTGTCCGGGGCGAAGGATATTGCCGGGATTGGCGAAATAGGCGGTAAGCTGAAAGGTCCCGGTTTGGTTGTTCACCTCGCGGCTGATGCTGATCAGCTTCCCCGGATGAGGATGGTGGTGGCCATCGGCGAGGGTAAGGCCGAGGGTCACCTTCGGGACATCATCCGCGGGAATGCCCGCCTTCTCGCGCTCGCGTTGGGTGGCCAAGTACTCCTGCTCGCTGATCTGAAAGCTCACCTTGATTGGATCCACCGTCGAAACGGTGGTCAGCGGCTTCGAATCGAGCGACCCGACCAGATCCCCGATCTCGCGGTTGGCGAAGCCCGCCACTCCATCGATCTCGCTGACGATCTTCGTGAAGCCGAGGTTCAACTTTGCCTGCTCGATCACGGCAAGCGCGGCGGCGACCTTGGCATTGGCAGCCTCCTGGGCCTGGATGGCATGCTCAAGCTCCTCCTTGCTGATCGCCTGTTTCTCCGCCAGCGGCCGGTAACGAGCCACGTCCTGCTCGGCTTTGGTCCGTTGGGCGATCGCCATCAGATGGTCCGCCTCCACTTGCTGGAGCTGGGCCTCAAATGGCCGCGGGTCGATGGTGAACAGCAGGTCGCCTTTCTTGACCGGCCTGCCCTCCTGGTAGTCGCGGGAGAGAAGGTAACCGGAGACCCGCGGCCGGATATCGACATTCTTCGAGCCGTCGAGCGCGCCGGTCCAATTCCGGACAATGTTCACGCTCCGGCTGGTGGCCGGGGCGGTTAGGACCGCCGGTGGCGGCGGCGGCGCGGCGTCGGCATCCTTCTTCTTGCAGGCGGCGAATGGCACCACCGTGGAAAGGAGGAAGAGGCTGCCGGAAATACGAAGGCGATTTGAGGCGGGGCAATCCATCGCAGTAAAAGGTTGGGTCAGTCGTTCACCAGCTCTTCACGGATCCGGAGGAGTTCGGCGCGGCGCTCGTCGCCGATGTCGGGGAACTTCAACTTGAGGCCTTCCAGCACGGTGCAGATCGCTTCCGAGATCGCGAGACGGGCGAACCACTTGTTGTCCGACGGAATCACGAACCACGGCGCATGATCGGTGCTGGTATGGTTCAGCATGTCCTCGAAGGCCTGCTGGTAGTCATCCCACTGGCCGCGCTCCTTGAAGTCCGCCACGGAGAACTTCCAGTTCTTCTTTGGCTCGTCGATGCGGGCGAGAAAGCGCTTCTTCTGTTCCTTCCTCGACAGGTTGAGGAAGAACTTGATCGGGATGATGCCGTTGCTGGTGAGGTATTTCTCGAAGCGGTTGATCTCCTTGTAGCGGCGCTCCCAGAAACCCTTCCCGCCCGGCTTGCCTGGCAGATTCTGCTTCACGAGAAACTCGGGGTGAACCTTCACCGCAAGCACCTCCTCGTAGTAGGAGCGGTTGAAGATCCCGATCATCCCGCGTGCCGGCAGTGCCTTGGTGGCGCGCCACAGGTAGTCGTGATCAAGCTCTTCGGAAGAGGGCGACTTGAAGCTGGTCACATGACAGCCCTGTGGGTTCACACCCGACATCACATGGCGGATCGCGCCGTCCTTCCCTGCGGCATCGATCGCCTGGAAGATGACCAGGATCCCATAGACGTCCTGCGCATAGAGCTTTTCCTGAAGCTCCGACAAGCGCTGGACGTTGGAAGCCACCCTTTCCAGAGCGCCCGCCTTGTCTTCAAAGCCGCCGGTGAAATCCGGATCGTAGTCCTTCTTCAACGACACCTTGGTCTCGGGCGGGACGAGGATGTCGCAGAGTTTGAATTCCATGGTACCCTTGTCGCCGACCTCGATCTTGATCTTCCGGTCCGGGTTCAGGTTGTATTTCATGAAATGGGGTCCGTTTAAGATTCTGCAATGGCCTTCTGCATTTCCTCGTCCGCCTGGGCGTCTTCTTGAACGCTGTCGGGTTTGGCACGGATCACCTCGACCTTGCTGGTGAGGCTTTCCATCAGCGCCATGACCTCGGCCACCGTGCTGAAGATGAATTCCTTCCGTCGCTCCGGCACCGGCAGGCGGATGAACCAATGGGTTCCCAGCCACGCCCCGGATCGCCCCAGGATGTAGTCTGCCGCCTGCATCGCCGGATCGCCCGGCTGATAGCCGTGCTGGATGATGAGATAGGGACCGCGGGTGTCGCGGTTCGGAAACTCCGATGCCGCCTTGAGCTTCGCCAAGCTGACCAAGCGGCAGGCGCTGAAGTGATTCGAGAGGCGCTGGGAGAGGCTCATGGCGGCAAGGGGTTATTATTCGCTTTTCTTTGCCTCGGGATCGTTCTCCTGAAGCCACTTCTCGCGGGCGGCGAGGTTCGCCTTGGCCTCCTCCACCTTCTCCCGCTCCGCGGCCGCCGCATGGTAGAGGCGCACCGTTTTGCCGAAGTCCTCGGCAATGTCGCGTCGCGCGTCTTGGAAGAGCCGCTTGAGGTCATCAGCTTCGCCCTTCGACGCCGCGGTCTCGCCTGAAGCGGACGGCGCGGCGACCGAAAGAAGCTGGGTCTTGCGGACATCGATCAGCATGCTTACGTGTCCGAGTTCCTGCTCAAAGAGTTCCTTCTCGGTCTGGTTCAGCTTGCCGCCGGCAAGCTGGGTTTGAAGCGCGCCGTGGCGGCGCTCCAGATCGGCGATGGCAGTCTTCAGGGCTTCCTGTGCCTCGCCACGCTCTTTTTCCGACTCCACGCGGTCGCGACGGTTCTGACGCCACTCCTCGCTGATGCGGCTGTTCTCGTAGGCCACGCCATTGTACTCGTAAGAGCCATCCTGTTCATACTTCGCGATGTCCTCGCCGCCGGGCATGGACTTCACTAGCTCCACGACCTGCCCGACACGCTTTTCGGCCAATTGGTCGATCTTCTGCAAGTCCTGCAACAGGGCTTTTGCTGACGCGGATTCGTCGCTGCGGATCTTCGCCACGATGGCATTTCGCTCCCGCTTGTAGACCTCCAGCATCTTCTTGAGCCCGGCGATCGCCTGGCCCTTGACTTCGGACACGCGGCGTTTGGACGATTGCGAGTCTTTCAGCCCCGTAAGCATGTCCACGATGCGGCCGATCTTCTTGTCGGTCGCCTCGCCGCGTTCGCGGATTTCGGCAGCCACCTCGGCCAGTCGTTCCTCGCGCATGGCGAGGTGCTGTTTGAGCGTGACCACCGACTGGCGGCGGGCTTCGAGATCGATGGTTTCGGCTTCCTGGCCAAACGCGAAACTCGCGGCCAGAAGGCAAATGATAGCGGTTGTTTTCATGGATTCGGTTCTGAGGTTAGTCACTGCGGCGCCGAGCGGGCCTGAAGGCAGAGGCACCGGCAATCAGCGGGCCGCGAGAAGTGGATCGGATCGGGATGATCATGGACCGGTCGGCGTTCGTCAGGAAAAGGTCTCCGTAGTCACGCTGCCAAAGCCCGCAGCGGAGGGCCATTGCACCTTGGTGCAATGAGTCGCCCGCAAGGGCGCACATGTGGCGTTCCGGCAGGACAAGATCGGTGTGCACCGTTTCATGGGAGAGGCTTTCCAAGGGTTGAGCGGGCGCCCATGGCATCGCCAATCGCGGCGAGCAACGCGGATTCATCGACCGGCTTGTTGAGATAGGCTGCGGCACCCATGCTCATCACGTGCGCGGCGGTTTCCGGTTCGCCGTGGCCGGTGATGACGACCACCGGCGTGGTGAGACCGCGGGCGGCCATCGCCTCGAGCACGTCGAAGCCGTTGGTCTGTTCCATGTGGAGATCGAGCAGCAGGCAATCCACTGGCTGGTCAGTCAGCGCCGCGATCGCGTCCTCGCCGTGCTCGAAGGTGACCACGGAGAACCCATGAGTAACCAGCAGTCGGCGAAGTGCCTTTCGCAACTGTGGCTCGTCATCGAGAACAGCGATCACCGGAAGCTCGCTCACATCACCATCCCATCGCAATGAAGCTCACATCACCATTGCACGATGGTGTAATCACCACGTATCACCACTTCGGTGCCCCTGCTTGCAAGCGGGCCTTTACACAGCCTTGCAGACGGCCAGCTTCTTCACGGCTCCGATACGGTCCGCCGCGCGAACCAGATCTGCCAGTGACTCCGCGGACATCTTTTCCATCACCCGCCCGCGGTGAACCTTCACGGTCTGTTCGCAGGTGCCCAACTCGGAGGCGATGATCTTGTTCGGCTTGCCGGCTACAACCCCTTCCAGCACTTCCCGCTCGCGCGGGGTGAGCCGGCTGAAGCGGGCGGCCGCGCGCGCGGTTTCGTCACGCTCATCCCGATCCGCGGCGGACTCGCGCAGAGCCGCACCGATGGCGCGCATCAATTCGGATTCATCCACCGGCTTGGTAAGAAAATCCACCGCGCCCGCCTTCACGGCCCGCACCGACATCGGGATGTCGCCGTGACCGGTGAGAAATACGATGGGTACCGTAGCTCCGGAGCGGACCAGCCGGCGCTGGAGCTCGAGACCATCGAGATCCGGCATCGAGACGTCCAGTAGCAGGCACTCGATCTCCTGCGCATGGCAAGCGCCGAGGAACTCGGCAGCGCTGGCAAATGCCCGCACCTCGTATCCCTCCGCACGCAGGAGGCGGGACAGTGCCTTGCGCAGGCCGGCATCGTCATCGACGAGGTGGATGGTGGTTCCGTTCATGGTGATGTGGAATGGGGAGATTCTTCGAGCGGGTCCAGACTCGTGCCGGTGGGGCTCTGGGGGAAAGCCATGCCGGAGCAGCAGTGTAACCGCTCCGGCATGGGTGACGTGACTTAATCAGCCCTTCTTGAAGGTAAGACCGGGATCACCAGACGGACCTCCCACGATCAGGAATTTCATCGACTTCTCGTTCTCCAGGGAGACGGCGCAGACCATCTGGGCACCGTCGGCATTCATCACCAGGAGGCCCTTGTCATTGAGGCCCCAGGTGCCCTTCATCTCGGAGTTCTGACCGTTTCCGGAGAAGCTCCAGACGAAGTTGCCGTCATCCTGCATCTTGAAGGTGATCTTCCCACCGGAAGCATCCGCGTCCCAGGTGCCAACCAGTTTTCCCTTGGGAATCGGGTCCGGCTTCGGCGGGCGCGTCGCGTCCGTCTCACCGTTGTCAGGCAGCGAGTCCTTCGTCAGGTCGCGGAGCTGGCGGGCGATGCCGTCAGCCGGCTGGAGCTTCGTGGTCGCCTCGAACTGCTGGTAGGATTTCTCCATGTGCCCGCAGACGAGGTAATGGTAGCCAAGGAGGAAGTGACCTTCCGCCTTGTCCGGGCTGGCCTTCACCCACGCCTCCAACTTGCGAAGCTGCTCCTCGTAACTACTAGAGCTGCCGTAGAACCCAACCATCGTGTCCCAGCCCCACCCTGGACCGGAAGCCAGGACGGGATTGAGCACACCGGCGGCATCCGCGTATTTCCCGAGGGCGAAGAAGCACAGCGCGCGGTATTCGTGCAGTGTCACGTCGTCGGGAGTCGCCGCGATCGCCTCATCGGCGGATCTCAGAGCAGTCGTGTAGTCGCCGTTCTTGAAGGCAGCGCGGGAAATCTCCATGGCATCCTGCGACTTGGTATCGGCGGCGGTCAGGGCCTTCTCGTCTCCCGGCGGGTTGGCCCCGGCGGTGACCGACATCGGCTGGGTATAAACCACCGTCGAATTCTGGACCGGTGGCGCAGGATACGGGTTGCTATACGATTGGTAGCCCGTGTTGTAGATCATGCTTCCCAAGCTCCAGGCGGCGATACCCCACATGAAGCCTTCGCCGAAATCATCGTCATCCCACCACCAATTATTGCGGTAGTAGGAGCTATTCCAGCCGCAGCCCCAGTGGCCGTGGTGCCAGTTGTGACAATGACCGGCACCCCACCACGGATGGCCGCCCCAATTTCCGGGCCGCGAGGCAAAGTTATTATTGTGACGGAAGTTATTATCAATGTTGATGGTATTGCCATTCCCCCAAATGCCGTGATTGCCACCCCACTTGTTGGAATCCCAGCCACCCGCGCCGCCGATTCCTCCGACTCCGCCGACGCCACCAATACCGCCGATTCCCCCAGCTCCGCCCAAGCCGCCCAAGCCGCCGAGGCCGCCGATCCCAGCGATTCCGCCGGCGATTCCCACGCCGCCAATGCCGCCGATGCCACCCGGCCGACCCACACCGCCGGGTCCTCCGGGACGGCCAACGCCCCCCGGACCGCCGGGACGACCAACGCCTCCGGGACGACCAACGCCTCCGGGGCCACCGACACCTCCAGGACCGCCGGGACGTCCAACCCCACCGGGACCGCCAACACCTCCCGGACCTCCGGGACGACCCGCGTCACCAATGCCGCCTGGTCCTCCCGCCCCCCCGGGACGACCGGCACCGCCAATACCGCCAGCTCCCCCGGGTCCGCCAGGACGACCGGCACCACCTGCCCCACCGATTCCGCCCGGTCCCCCGGGCTTGCTTGGATAGCCCACCATGCCGGGCAAGGTGGAAGGCTTTGCCCCCCCGGGACGAGTCGCGTTGGGACCGCCGGGACGCGAACCGGCGTTGCCCACATTTGGCCCACCGGCATCCGGACGTCCAGCACCACCGGCACCACCAGCACCACCGGCACCCCCCGGCTTTGTGGAGGGACGGGTGGAGGGTTTGGTCGCCGGGCGGGTGGACGCGGATGGCTTCGAGGCAGGTCGGGTAGAGGCCGATGGCTTCGAAGACGGGCGCGATGCCCCTTGGACCTTTGATCCGGTGGCCGGGCTGCGCCGGGCGGAACTGCTGCTAGTGCTACGCGACGGACTGCGTGAAGCGCCGCCACCACCGCCCCCCCCACCGCGGGACATGCTACGCCCACCGCCACCACCGCCACCACCGCCGCCGCGCGAGCCACCACCGCGAGCCTCGGCCTCCTCGGTGATGAAGGACATGCCGATGACGGCCACTACGATCCAGTTGAAGAATGAAGCTTTCATGGTTAGAGGAGGTTGAGAATTTTCACTCCACGGCGGGTTCAGGGGTCTGGCGAACGACCCGCATTTCAACATCCGGCAGCTTCTCGCCGCCCACCAGGCGCTCGCCAGCGTTCCAGACAAAGGAGTCCTTGCCGTCGAAGGTCAGGGACTGATTGGCGCTGGTGACCTCGCCATCGGAGGTGGTGCCTTCGGTGCGGATCAGCCAGCTATCGTCGTCCACCGGGGTCCAGTCGCCTTTGGAAAAGCCGCCGCCATCGTCGAAGGTCCACCAGGTGATGGTCTTCTTCGCCGGATCCCAGCCGATGCGAATGGTCGTCGTCAGCGGCTTGGCATCGGCTGCGGTGGCGAGCATCTCGCCGATGAGATAGTTTCCGGAGTCATCCCAGCCAAAGGCGATATCGAGGCGCAGGCCATCGCGGGTCGCGGTCCAGTCTCCCTTGAGCTGTTTGGCAAGCCCGGCAAGCTCCCCCCCGACATCGGAGGCATCGCCGCGGTCGCGAGTGCTGGCGATCCGCCAGACGCCGTCCTCGCTCTTCTGAAGGACCGCCGTGTAGTTCATCGAGGTCGCCACGGGATCGTCTCCCGGTGGCGTCGCGTGGACGGTGCCATCCTCGATGGCGAGATCCTTGCCGACGACCCGCACGGAATCCACCTCGATGGCGATCTGCGCGGCATCCGGCGCGGCAAAGATGTCCTCGTAGCGGGCCTGAATGTCGGCGCGGCCGGTGGTGACGTCGGTGGCGTCCAGATCGGTGATCTCACCATTCTCCGTAAACAAGGCCGCGAGCGCGGCTGCGTCCTTCTTGTTGTAGGCGGCGACGAAATCCTTGGCCGCCTTCTCCAAGCCGGCGATCTCGGGAGACGCTTCCTGACCACGCAGGCCGGAAGCAAGGGTGAGTGCCAGCGCCAGGCTGACGGTCAGGTTGGTTTTCATGCGGGAAATGGGCAGTGGGGCGGGGCAACGGCAGGTCGCGGAAGCTCGACGACCTTTCGCTGCCTTATTATTTTCTAAGATAGTTTTCGGCCGCTTTGGAAGTACGACCTTAGTACTATTGCCTCAACTCCCGTGCAGACCTTTGCGAATTTCACCTCTTAAGGTTTGCCGAACATTCCCGGCGATTAGGCAAATCACAGCCCGGCTCCCCCGCTCGCCGTCGCCACGGCAAGCGATTTCACCCCAAGGGGGACAGGCGTAAGCGGACTACCGCCTCACGACGAAGCCGCCGGCGGGCAGGTCGGGATCTCCATGTAGAAAATGGCACCCCCCTCCGGATGCGGTTCCGCTCTCAGCCGCCCGCCATGGGCTGCGACGATTGACCGGCAAATCGCCAGTCCCATCCCCAGACCTTGCGGCTTGGTGGTGTAGAAGGGCTCGAAGAGCTTCTCCACGTCGCCCGGCAGGCCGCAGCCCTCGTCCCTGACGGACAATCGCGCCACGACATCGTCCACCGAGGTTGCCACGTGAAGCTGACGCGAGCCCGCAGGACTGGCCGCCATCGCGTCGGCGGCATTGAGGACCAGATTCAGGAGCACCTGCTGGAGTTGCACCCGATCGCCTGACACCAACGGCAGGTCCTGGGACAAGATCCGCGACACCGATACGCCTCGACCGATCAAGTCGGCGTGGGTGAGGTGCAGGACCTCGGTGGCGATCTCGTTGAAGGAGACTGGCAACATCTTCGTCTCGCCGCGCTTCAGCAGGACGCGCAAACGCTTGATCACCTCACCGGCCCGGCGGTCTTCATCGACAATGTCGGAAAGGATGTCCTTCACCTCGCCGAGGTCCGGCGGCGATTGGGCCATCAATCGCAACGCCGCCTGGGCATTGGCCAGGATGATCGCCAACGGCTGGTTCAACTCATGGGCCAGCGAACCGGATAGCTCGCTCAATGCCGACACACGGGTGACATGGGCAAGCTCGTCGCGGTGGCGGCGCGCCTCGTCTTCCGCCTCCCGGCGGGCGGAGATATCGACGATCACGCTCAAGACCAGCGTGCCCTCGGGGCTCTCCACGGGACTGATGCCGATCTCGATCGGGAACTCGCTGCCGTCCTTGCGCAGGGCGTGGAGTTCACGGCCCACGCCCATTGTTCGCGACTCCGGAGCCCGCAGAAAGCCTTCCCGATAGCTCGCTTGAGCGCTGCGGTAGCGCTCGGGCACGAGGCTCTCCACCGGTTGGCCGAGCAATTCTTCCGGACCATAGCCAAGCATTTCGTTCGCCCGACGGTTGGTCAGGAGGATCGAGCCAGCGGCATTTGCCAACACCACGCCATTCGGTGAAGCCTCCACGCTCAGGCGGAAGCGTTCCTGCATCTGCCGCCGCTCGGTCGCATCGATCGACACACCGCGCATCCGCAAGGGCTTGCCGCCGCCGTTGAAATCGACTTTCCCGCGCGCCTCCACCCAATGGACCTTTCCCTCCTCGTCCATCACCCGGTAGTCGGTGCGGAACTCCCCGTTCCCCTTGAGAGCGGCATCGATCCCACGGCGCACCCGCTCCCGGTCTTCGGCGTGCAACGAAGCCAGGTAGCGCTCGAGATTGATCGGGGTGTTTGCCGGCACTCCATAGAGCGCGCGGCCCTGCGGGTTCACCCAAATCCGATCCTGCGGGATCTCCCAGCGCCAGAAGGCCAACCCCGCGGCCCCGGCGGCGAGGTGCATGCTCTCGGCCCCCTCGCGCAACTCCTCCGCATTCCGGGCCGAGCGAAACAAGTCGCGGCTCATCTCAAAGCTCATCGCCGCAATCACCAGCAAGAACGGCACGCTGATCAGATACGGCATCGCCACCACACCGGAGTGGATCAGCACGCTTTGGAAAAGGCCCATGGCAACGAAGGCCATGAGACTGCCGCCGATCACCAGCGCGCGCCGCCGCGAATCCGCGTCGCCCTTCCGCCATAGCCCCAGCGAGGCATCGACGACGAATGCCAGGAGCAGCAACGTGCTCAACTGGCCAACCAGCGTCCGCTGGCTGAAAACCGCCTCCGCCGTCATCACCGTGCTGCCCAGGAACCGGATCGGGCGCAGAGCGGTGATCGCATCGTGATGCAAGTTCAGCCCCACTGAAAAGTTCAACGCCAACGCAAAGGCCCGCAGCCCGATCACGGCCCAGCCAAACCAAGCTCGGGCAGTCCCAAAACAACACGACACGAACCTCACGATGGCAATAACGGCGATGAAGACCGGCAGGTGGGTCCAACGGGTGGCGCCGGCGAAGACTTCGGGCGAGCCGGCCATCATGATCGCCAATTCGCCCACGGCGATGCCGGCGACGGCCAAGGCAAGCAAAGCCAGCCAAAGGTTTGCCTGCGCGTTCCGGTCGTGCAGCCGCAGGAGCAACTGGACCACCGCCAGCACCACACAGGCACCCGCGATCATCGGCCACAAGATGGAAACCGGATTCATGGCGTCATGCCTCCCACCGGTATTCGCCGGGGCTGGAATCCGTTTCCGCTTCCCTCCCTTGTCGCTTGCGGCGACTAGAGCCAGAAGTCAGGTCGTGCATTTCGCCCCTATTATCAGAACCAGACTGTCGACGCAAAGCTTCGATTTCCCCACGGTCGGAATTCCCGCCTCTCCCGGGAGCGAGGGCCGAATGGATTGGCCGTAAGCCGCTCGCTGGCAGCAATTGCCGCGCGCTGTTAGATGCTCCGTGGCCGCGTCATCTTTTCGGGAGAAAGCAGGTCATCGAGCTGCTCCTTGCCGAGCCAGCCCTTGGCGAGGACGAGG is a genomic window containing:
- a CDS encoding efflux RND transporter permease subunit; the encoded protein is MASFFINRPIVAMVISILMTILGIITYLRLPVAQFPDIVPPEILVKTTYTGADALTVEQSVATPIEQQMSGVDNMNYMQSVNGNDGTLKLTVNFEVGTDVNEDQILSQMRSNQASSQLPQDVNKFGVTVQKSTSSPLVMFALFSPNGTYDNVFLANYANINLSDEFTRVKGIASVTVFGAGQYAMRIWVKPDQLAKLGVTIPEILNAVQTQNAVNPAGTIGGEPIPKGQEFTYAVRAQGRLQTPEEFGDIIVRANEDGSMLRVKDVARIELGAQNYAINGRLNGKPAALVSLYQLPGSNAIAAAAGAKETMKRLAEKFPQDLEYVTCLDTTLAVTEGMVEIQHTLIEALILVILVVFIFLQGWRATLIPLLAAPVSLISTFVLFPMFGFTVNTLSLFGLVLAIGLVVDDAIIVVEAVEHHIEHGMSPKDATRKAMQEVSGPVVAIALILAAVFIPTAFIPGITGRLYQQFAVTIAISMLISAFNALTLSPALAAMLLKPKKKSGGLLQKFFDWFNRVFGRATNGFVTGCHFFIRKWVIAILVLGGFVVLTAKLGKAVPTSFLPEEDQGYFFAQIILPDAASMQRTDEVMKQCEEILKATPGVEYYSTVTGYNFLTGVNTSYSGIFFISLKGWGERKVPEEQYPAILKHVNTEFAKISAARAFAFSPPAIPGIGTSGGVTFLLQDRSGKDVQFLAENVMKFTAAARERKELAGVTPMFSPSVPQVFIDVDREKVLKQSVDLADVYKTLQTFMGGYFVNYFNRFGRQWQVFVQADGDYRTNVEQVGQFFVKNKEGGMVPLSALTNSRSVSGPEFTMRNNLYRSAQINAAAAPGYSSGQAMKAMEEVFAETMSTDLGFGYLGMSYQEKRAQEGVSSAAIFAMSLLFVFLILAAQYESWTLPFSVLLSVPVAVCGAFGALLVGKYENNIYAQIGLVVLIGLSAKNAILIVEFAKMKHEEGMTLIDAALEGAKLRLRPILMTSFAFMLGCVPLATATGAGALSRQIMGFVIIGGMIFASFLAIFLIPVLYYMVERISGKKNPSHDEPEPPLPPPPAHA
- a CDS encoding efflux RND transporter periplasmic adaptor subunit — translated: MDCPASNRLRISGSLFLLSTVVPFAACKKKDADAAPPPPPAVLTAPATSRSVNIVRNWTGALDGSKNVDIRPRVSGYLLSRDYQEGRPVKKGDLLFTIDPRPFEAQLQQVEADHLMAIAQRTKAEQDVARYRPLAEKQAISKEELEHAIQAQEAANAKVAAALAVIEQAKLNLGFTKIVSEIDGVAGFANREIGDLVGSLDSKPLTTVSTVDPIKVSFQISEQEYLATQREREKAGIPADDVPKVTLGLTLADGHHHPHPGKLISISREVNNQTGTFQLTAYFANPGNILRPGQFARVDAVMGTIDAVLVPQRAVTEVQGSYQVALVMDGKAEIRPVTTGPREGTDWVIESGLKAGETVIVEGAMKVRGGMPVQASPWTPPAAGDQPKPEGK
- a CDS encoding polyphosphate kinase 2 family protein, whose translation is MKYNLNPDRKIKIEVGDKGTMEFKLCDILVPPETKVSLKKDYDPDFTGGFEDKAGALERVASNVQRLSELQEKLYAQDVYGILVIFQAIDAAGKDGAIRHVMSGVNPQGCHVTSFKSPSSEELDHDYLWRATKALPARGMIGIFNRSYYEEVLAVKVHPEFLVKQNLPGKPGGKGFWERRYKEINRFEKYLTSNGIIPIKFFLNLSRKEQKKRFLARIDEPKKNWKFSVADFKERGQWDDYQQAFEDMLNHTSTDHAPWFVIPSDNKWFARLAISEAICTVLEGLKLKFPDIGDERRAELLRIREELVND
- a CDS encoding response regulator, with the translated sequence MSELPVIAVLDDEPQLRKALRRLLVTHGFSVVTFEHGEDAIAALTDQPVDCLLLDLHMEQTNGFDVLEAMAARGLTTPVVVITGHGEPETAAHVMSMGAAAYLNKPVDESALLAAIGDAMGARSTLGKPLP
- a CDS encoding response regulator transcription factor is translated as MNGTTIHLVDDDAGLRKALSRLLRAEGYEVRAFASAAEFLGACHAQEIECLLLDVSMPDLDGLELQRRLVRSGATVPIVFLTGHGDIPMSVRAVKAGAVDFLTKPVDESELMRAIGAALRESAADRDERDETARAAARFSRLTPREREVLEGVVAGKPNKIIASELGTCEQTVKVHRGRVMEKMSAESLADLVRAADRIGAVKKLAVCKAV